The Penaeus monodon isolate SGIC_2016 chromosome 6, NSTDA_Pmon_1, whole genome shotgun sequence genomic sequence GGTGCAGTCTTGGAAATATCAAGGATAGAGGTGCAACAGGcgctgaagaagatgaaaaacggGAAAGCCACGGGACTAGACGGCATCCCCATAGAAGCCTGGAAAGCGATGGGAGAGGAAGGCATTGACGTGTTATGGATGCTGATGGGGAAGGTGATGGGTGAGGAGAATAGCCCGACAGTATGGAAATTAAGCATATTAATACCGATTtccaaagagaaaggagatgtcCAAAACTGTGAAAATTATAGAAGCATAAAACTAATGTCACATACTTTGAAACTATTAGAAAGAATAATAGATGGCCGAATAAGACAGGAAGCGTTTATTGGAACACAACAACTGGGCTTCATGAAAGGAGTAGGAACGGTGGACGGGATATTCTGCCTTAGACAAACAATGGAAAAGCATCGAGAAAAGCAAAAAGTGTTACACGTGTTGTTTATAGACCTAGAGAAAGCTTATGATAGAGTGCCGAGACAGGAAGTGTGGAGAAATACGTGAGAATGATTCAAGAGACTTATAAGAATGTTACCACCAAGGTCCGATACATTAAGAATGTCAGATGGGTTTGAGGTTAAGGTTGGCTTGCATCAAGGCTCGGCTCTCAGCCCAATACTGTTCAATGTGGTTATGGATGTGATGACCGAGGAAGTGCGTGAAGAGCCAGCACGGTGCATACTGTATGCCGATGACATCGAGTTGGTGGCGGAGACGAAGCAGGAGCtacagaggaagatggaagaatggAGAACTGCATTGGAGAGTAGAGGGATGAAGATAAGCAGGAAAAAGACAATTTCACAACGGACAAAGAAGGAGATCAACAGTCAACGATACAAATAGATGGATCGAACCTTGAAGAAGATGGCAGCATGGGAAGAGAGATTAAACACCGAATTCAATGTGGTTGGAATAATTGGAGAAAGGTTTCGGGAGTGATCTACGACAAGAGAGTGCCTGAAAAAGTTGAAGGGAGAGGTACATAAGTCTGTGGTCAGACCAGCTATAACCTATGGTTGAGAAACTGCACCGCTGAGAAAAGttgaagaaagaaaattggatgttgctgaaatgaaaatgctCAGATGGATGGTGGGGGTAACAAAGATGGATTGCATACGGAATAACTATATAAGAGGATCACTTAAGGtaacagaaatatcaaagaatgTTCAGGAATCAGGACTGCGATGGTATGGACACCTGCtaagaagaaacgaagatcaTGTGGGAAGATAGGCAAAggagatggaaatagagggaaaCAGACCAAGAGGAAGGACTAAGACTAGATGGAAGGATGTTGTTCAAAAAGATATGAGGGAGAAACATTTAGACGAGGCAGAGGCGTTGGACAGAGCTCTATGGTCTCATTAGAAATGGCGACACTGAGTAGGGAAAAgctaagacaaagaagaagaagaagaagagagtgaggtcAGCCATGTCCGTTTTCAATCATTTGAGAAAACATCCGTCTATAAAGACATCTAAATATTTggattaactttttatttatatgagaATCTATGATGCTCATTCATAACCATTATTTAATGTAAAAACAAGGGAAGGTATGTGTGAACATGAAGTCAAGTAGAATTCATTCAAACACAGTATTTACCGAGTAAAAAGCTCCAAAGTAGTAATTGTTTTCAGAGTTATCTAGGATGTTCGTGTTCTTTTTCCACGATaactttataaataataattgtataacaaTGTATGTATTCTTTCTACTTATAATCTTAATTTACAACAGACGGACTAAtacgtattaataaaaaaaaaaaactgagttgAATGTGCTCCGCAGAGGCACATTATAGACGATGGGTGGAGCCATAACAATGATGTTAAGACTTTTCTTTAACGTTAACAGTTGGGTTGGCCGAAGAGGCCTTAAGTTCAGTTTTATGTGCCACTTTTTTATAACATATGAAGTGACTATTTGTTAGTTGCTGGGTCCAAGGGCAAGCACTTTGCTGCCTAATAAGTTCCTTATTTACATGCAGCATACGTTCCAcaaacatctttatttttttctgggatgGATCGTGGGAACAGGGAGGGGcgcaaataatttattttatttagctctgtgtgtgtgtgtgtgtgtgtgtgtgtgtgtgtgtgtgtgtgtgtgtgtgtgtgtgtgtgtgtgtgtgtgtgtgtgtgtgtgttttgcagaaGGGTGGGGGTAGGATGGGTAGATCATGAAAACACATAGAGACgatgtataaatacaaacaaatcgTGATGACATGCAGTTCCCCCCTTTTAAGAGTTTACATACTTGTAGCATCTTCTGAATGCACACAAGTGTTAATACTGTATTAAAGTTTGATCGAAATCTACAGTACTTGCTCCGAAGATGCGTGCATTTGGCAGCGCGCCAAATGCACGAATCGACAAGATTATCAGAAATTTTGAGCTTTAGCTGAAATAGCAGGTATTtgttaatgaaattaaaatatataaatagcttCAAATGGTCTTTGAGTTTTATGgggcttttaaataaaaaataaaattactcaCAACAATTCATATTCTCGGCGGAGTGCTCTGAGAATTCTTTCCCGTGTCTGGCAATATAGGGAAGCTTTTTCAGTATGTTCCCAGTGAGGATCATAATAAATTTCCTTGTGCTTTTGCAGTCATTGTTGTTTAAGAAATATGtaaattacatattacataaaggCATATATCAAAGAAATGATAAGAACAGAAATTAAGTTTTTCAGGTGTATTAACCTGACAGTCTCTGCGAGTGGCTATGCTTCGAGGAACATACTCCTCATTGTCACTGTTAAGAGTATTATCacttctatacataatatattctcCTGAAAAAGTGACTAGTTGAAATCACATCTGAAACAATAGATTCAGAAACATTTGTCGTAGAAACAGTTAAATGGCATTATTATTCCCAGTTGATACTAGTATGGACCAAAatcccacatacagattacacgagatagcacttggaacaacctttacaatgtcatttataacaatggcaaacagggtcacacttaagacactcccttgtgggaccccttccagctgatcttccaggttagacaaactgtttcccacccgaactctaaacttcctgttagcaaggaagctttgtatgaaggtaggtaatgctcctcttaaaccaatgtcatacagcttcatgagtatgccatgcttccaagtggtatcgtaagccttttctaggtcaaagaagactgctaacatgtgacgttgctgtgctaaggaattctgtatagcagtttccatccttacaagtgcatctgtggtcgatctcaatcttctaaacccatattgatatggggtcagcacgttttccttttttagcagccatgtcaacctgaaatttatcattttctccatcagcttgcagatgcagctggtgagagaaattggtctgtaatttcctggtgcggaagcatccttgccaggtttaggaatgattatagcctctttccatgtgaatggcactgtaacctccctatagatcctattgaataggtctaacaggaacttctgggagctctccagtaagtgagatatcatttggtatggaatatcgtcacttcctggggcagtcttacggcagagctgcaaagaacgacactgggtgttgttcctgttcagcccgaagagtggagaatctggcagtataagatgctccagaggagatctctcccatggatttagctagctcattaggaacatcttttttttgtctgtgatgattatgccatctatctttacagcaggtggtgacagtgatgtgctctttccagcgatcttacgcaccttgtcccatacccatgctaagggggtcccagagttaatcgaggagacatactgtcgccatgatgtccgtctggcctcctttagcactcacctggtcttggctcgggtctttttgtaatggatcaaggttacattgctggggcatcatttcaactgccttaatgcagctttccttgctctaacagcttgttggcattcatcagaccaccatggcacTGGGAATCATTCACaaatccttgaaatactgcaattgatctaaaaacattccagtccgcatgttcaagtcgccaacTCTGCACTCcactggctggaataccattcacctcctccaaaagtactggaaagtggtcgctgttatgtaagtcttccatggcttgccaagtgaaattcatctgtgaatcaggtgagcctattgataggtctatattggagaatgtccctgtttgaatttggaaatgtgtgggagtgtcactggtcagtaaaactgcatctactcttaagaacaaggactccaaggcccttcctcgagagttgcacaaagtgtctccccagaggtgatgccgaccattgaaatctctcaagagtagaaatggatgtggcaactgcccaagtagatcttccaaatcatctatgttcagattatgtggaggaaggtagatagatgcaacagtgtaaggtcgtgtcaagccttttctcacagccttcacctgcagtgttgtctgcaggtggaaggcctggaagggaatatcctgacgtaccagtactgttactcctccatgaggtccattatcaaacgtcccataatgggcttgaatttggaatcctctcagggaaattggatgattttccctggtcataatctctggtaaacatacacaaactgggttacatgaagctatcaaatgttgcagttcttcccattttgcagtACCTGtagtcaaggtttgccccacacctttaggctgtcccttttcaggatcttgggagaatcttttgaggggttgtttacccgtggaattagtttccacaggcttccttttgacaggctcaggatttctttgcctgggcaaaggacggacctgagcctttgcttcaggggcattctgcctagcagcagtgGCCCatatggatgtggtggcagctcaACTATCAGGccaccatcttgctgtggggtgatgcgaggatcacgttgacatacctcaattattttccgatgtacttcaaaactatcaagatccatgattgatagtactcatacaaattggaattcttcatttcctcacccccccccacccaccatggagtccaacgaggggaagctatagttggggctcaaaatctcccaacagccacatgggtaatgaggaaatatacacagccattattgcagtactgatggcagtcgcgggatctatgcgctaccaactgaacagtgcctgcttgaccctagccatatttgaccagccgattgacttgactgggccttgatcaagccacccatctaagcagaatagaggaccaaagagttgtgtcgctagctgcagggcgcagcatgcagcatcgctcaacttccaggactcctgtctcttggaggatgccacgcacggcaaacacacgtgggagagttctcccaggtccaagatggaatgaaccaggggtgggtgcaccatcccctctcataggccttggtgcaccaggaagccattttgtctcatcccgcACTGGTGACCCCCAGTTACACTCAAAGTACTGCTGACATCCATCTCCTCGGACTCATGTTTCCCCCACAtgacttcctccctctccctcaccaacaCATCCCCTGCTTCCTGCTCATCCCCCTTCATAAGCTACTATACTCCGTTCCTTCGGATGTGACCTTTGCCATagcaacccccttccctctctcttctgacATTCTCACTGAAACCTGTCATTTAATTACATTTAGCCTTATCTTACAAATTCACATATCTTCCTTTATTCAATTGCCTTTCCCTTATCTTCCGGAACTGCATATACGTGAACTTCTGACATGTAGCAATCTGATCATCAACtaacttcttttattctttcctctaTTATACTTGCTATAGTTCAAATATATGCTTTGATGTCTAgttagtattttttgtttgtacatTACTTCGTCTGCTATGTCATTTGTGCatggtgtaattatatatatatatatatatatatatatatatatatatatatatatatatatatatatatatatatatatatttttgttgtggtgtttgttggtgtggtgtgtttatgtgtgttttgtgtgtgtttgtgtgtggtgtgtgtgtgtgtgttgtctttccacctatatatatatatatatatattatatatatatatatatatatatatatatatatatattatatatatttgtgtgtgtatgtttgtgcgtttgAAAGCAATTCAGTCAGGAACTGTTATAAATATTCTTTTAGTTCTctctatataatctttatttttagtgGATTATAAATTCTCACtggtttatttattcatgctCACTCTCGCTGCAAGTGTTGAGAACCTTCGGTACTTTGAGGGTCGGCTTTATTTTTAAGGACTTAAGGACTCTATTTCATTTTAGTCctttcattttatatctttattatttcatttctggaTTATTCCATGTACACTTGTATTGCCAGTGTTCCAACGAGTATTTAAATCGGTTAtataagagaaatagaagaaaacgaGGGAAGTTATCTGAAGCGAATACGTAATGCACTCTTAAATCACCCACATTTACCGCAGAAATGGatggaattaaaataatgataaaccattCAATCACAATCGCTACGTCCATAGGTCCCTGAAAAGAACGGTGAGTTCCCGACCGCTGATTTAGTGCTGACGGTCCGACTGGAAATTGCAGCAGTAGACACTcggttctgtttcttttcttatatgtGATTTCGATGGCATGATAAGTCTCCAATTTCGTCATTAAGAACTGAAAAGTATGGGATTCTATGTTTGATTTTTACGCTTGGCATGGAATAGTCTCGAACCTATTCGCGGTACATTCAAATTAACCTTCTATATCACCCTCATCTCCAGATAAGTATACATGTGTCTGTAATATCTTCAATTTTAAAAGTGGTACCGAAGtagcatatatatgctatatgaaaGCTAAAACTAACTGGATATTACGATTGTAAAGTATTAATAACTAGATGCCTTACGAATACGAAaagtataaattcatatatatatatatatatatatatatatatatatatatatatatatgcatataatacacacatacacccacacgtacacacacacacacacacacacacacacacacacacacacacacatacatatatatataattatatatttatttatttatttatgaaagatggattaATGCAATGGCGCACTGATATCgacaaataacaaccctccctgaccaggactcgaacctaggtcactctaggtatgaaccggaggacaacactaaaccaaccgtgccacacgacccactaaaacatTACCTTCAACATTACCTATCCATTCATACTAGAGTaacgatagcgaagttttacacacactcccgtgggcactcgataGAAATTGATTTCGCAGTTCAAattctaagtcagatgtactgaacTGTATTTATTAAAGCTGGAATAATGCAATGACGCATCGATATCGATATCACAAAACCCAAAGTAAACCATAAAAGACTAGggaatcgacccccccccctcgaagGCGAGTATTCTTAACTGTcgcttttgttcttttgtttttgtattgcgATGTCATTTTCGTCAGAATATGTTAGCttatgtcttttgtgtgtgtgtgtgtgcgtgtgtgtgtgcgtttgagtgtgcatgtgcgtccGTTTACGTGTGCTTGGGCGTTTGcttgagtgtatgtgcgtgtgtttgtgtttatgtgtgtgtgtgtaacgcatGTTTACTTACATATGTGAAAGGCAAAACACAGCATGGTAGAAGATATGACTAAATACATAAATGGATTATGGTACAcaatagagggagagataaatgcATTCGTAATCACATTCTTGTTTGCTTtcagagaagaaaaggataaagttGAGTGAAAGATCCCTTAGTTTTCTATTTGGGAAAAATGTAATTATCTAATGAAACTAACTATAACATAACTAATAAAGTTAGACAGATTCAATAAGCCTATCGAAtaacaaatgaacagccacatttcttttttattcttgacaTCTTTTCTAAtatactccttcctcctccttttcccctttgtttccttcttcatttccttctcatctcccccttttcctttcctcttctcatcttccccatcttccttacAGTCCTTGAAGCTTCTCCTGGGTCTGTCTGAGACTCCTGACGGCGACACAGCGGCGCTCTAAACTGATAGTGTGTTCCCTGTTGAGGATATCCTTGGAAAAGTCTTCGTGAAGGCGGTGCAGCTCCTCCAGCGTGTCCTCGCTAGCCCTCAGACGCTGACGGAGGGATTCGATGCTCTGGGGCAGCTCGTCAAGTTCGTCCTTGAGCCTGTAGGGGGAGCGAATGATTGGGGGTGTATGGGTTGTAATCGGAGGGTTGGTGATCCTATctcgttcccttctctctctctctctctctctctctctctctctctctctctctcctctctctcctttctcttctcctcttctatctctccttcctcctccttttctcctctccttcctcctcctccctcatcccttcatcaccctctcttcctccctctctctctctctatctctctctctctctctctctcctctcctcctcctctctcctctttcctctccctttcctctccctctccctctccctctcctctcctccctctccctctccctctccctcctcactccctttcctttcccttacctATAATGGGGCTGATCTAGACAGCGGTCCGCCCCGGGTCGAAAGGAGCGAGTCCAGTGGCGGCTTTGGGCCACTTGCAGAGGCGATTCCTTGTCCTGCAAACTTTGACGAATTGAGACGATGCTGTTCTCCTCTTCCGCTATTTCCTTTCGTAActgtgaagggagaaagaggggtaaaATGAGAAAggatgttatcattaacatttgttgtttatttgtctgttttattagCCACTGTAATGTTAAGAGGTTTCACTTTGGGCACCCTTGCTTATAACAGCAGTTTCAGGATTTTATAAAACTTTCACCACTTCATCTTAAATATCATTGTGAATTGTGTAgattaatagagaaaaaaacgactctgataatgaacaaagaaaacgtcacggaaaaaagtaaaagaaaacgtcACTAATAATCGAAAACGCGAAAATAGGGAGTTACCATTCCATCTTTGGTGACGAGTTTTGACTTGGCTTCTTCCAGTTCTTTCAAGCGGGTGTTGAAGGCGACGTCTGTAGCTTCCGCGGCCGCTTCGGAATCCCTTGCCACCTCTCTCAGCGCCTTCCGGAGGAGTTATCATGTAAAGAGTAGATAGTCTTCATATTACGATCCAGAACACGATTAATGTTAACCCTATATCATTCCAAAGACGGTGTTCCTGTCTTGTACTGATTTTATTATATGAAGAACCACATTTTTTCAC encodes the following:
- the LOC119574419 gene encoding tektin-4-like, whose translation is MLRKEIAEEENSIVSIRQSLQDKESPLQVAQSRHWTRSFRPGADRCLDQPHYRLKDELDELPQSIESLRQRLRASEDTLEELHRLHEDFSKDILNREHTISLERRCVAVRSLRQTQEKLQGL